TTCCTTGTTTATAGTCACAAAGTAATTGTCAAGGAGGAAGTTGTTCCCCTTGTGTTTTGAGGGTTCTGTAAATTACCGTTTCATCTTCTCCTTAATTGGGAATATTACTTCAGAATCTTTTCCAGAAACGGGACAATCAGGACTCATCCCCAGCAACATTTCTGGTCATGTGATATCACCTGGTCATGTATTACTTCCTGCTGTTTTGAAGAAGGTCAGGATAGTGGTCTCTTCTCAGTGTTGTTCCTTTGGCCATATTTAGGTTAGGAGGTGCCCTGAGTGGTCAGGGGTTGATGGGTTCTGTGATTAATGAAGCCCTGCTTGAGTCTAAGTCTGATCTCCCAGAAAAGTGGATTCAAGGCTCCAGCCTGTATGTATCTGAGGCCTCCTACTAGAAATGTATTGCCCAGTTCTGCCAGAGACTCTTGGTTCCTTGGCCCACTGTTTTTCATATGTAAATCAGCACCCAACCAGGAGAATAGAGGCAGAAGCCATCCACTGGTTTTCTGAGCATCAAGCCATTCATGTTGCATCTTTGTTTTCTAGAtgaatcaggatctcaggtgaTACCTCTCAAGTTGCACATACTTTCATAAATTCAGGCGAAAAGCGAGATAAAATGATGACCAAGGGAAATTTGAGTATGTATATTTAGACTTTTCAACAAACATATAAAGTTATCACATACGTTTTAGAATGTGTTTCTGccccattttctctcttctaGGCACATATGCCAGAGTGGAATTGCCATGTCATAGGGAAAGCACAGAGTCAACAGGCCAGGAAGGCTAGGACAGTGTTTCTGCATTTCACTACGAACACTGTCTCCTGCTCTTTCTGATATTTTGAGCCTTCTGAGTTCTACTTGTATGTGTCTcagcttattttttattgaggtatactcGACATATTAAAtgatattactttcaggtgtagaACATTATGAATTGATATTTGCAAAATGATCAGCACATCAGTCTAGTTAACATTTTTCAGCATTCATAGCTATTAATTTTCTTgtgataaaaacttttaaaatctactctcttgcgaagctagtgtggctcagtggtcttgccaagccagtgtggctcagtggttgagtgtggacacatgaaccaggaggtcacagtttgattcctggtcagagcacatgcctggtttgcaggctcaatccccagtgggcagggaggtgcaggaggcagccagtcgatgattctctctcatcatggatgtttctatctatctctccctcttccttcgtctctgaaattaaaaaaacaaaaacattaaagatccactctcttagcaactttcaaatatgtgatacagtatttttaactgtagtcatcatgctgtacattacatccccatgactcaTTTCTttcataactggaagtttgtaccttttgaccctcTCACCCATCTTGCccaccctgcacaccccaccactGGCTACcaccaatgttttatttttagattctagATATAAGAGAGATTATATGgtttttgtctttgtctgactcatctcacttagcatagtgccttcTAGGTCTGTGTTGTGATAGATGAAAAGATgtactttttatggctgaataatattcaggggggagggtgtgtgtgataGATATGCAGGTTGTGTTCATATCTTgggtattataaataatgctgcaatgaacattgttggtgcacatatcttttcaagttagtggGGCTTTTTTTCAGATGAATATCCAGAAGTGGCATTGCTGAGTCAttaggcagttctatttttaatttttgaggaacattcacactgttttccacagtggctatgcCAATTTaaatttccaccaacagtgcacaagagatttcttttctccacatcctcaccaacacgtGTGAGGTCTTGTCTTTTCGTTTATTTATCCTTGTAACAagtatgaagtgatatctcattgtggtttgaatttgcatttccctgatattAGTGATGTGGAGCACCTTTTCGTGtacctcttggccatctgtatgtctttggcaaaatatttattcagatcctctatttttaaatttaatgttttatgGGTTTGGgagttttatcttcattttgctatggagttttatgagttctctatgtattttggatattaacccttatcaaatgtatgatttgaaataatttctctctttcagtaatttgccttttcattttgttgaaggtttcctttgctatgcagatgctttttagtttgatgtagttccacttgtttattttgctgtcttcgcttttggtgtcatatccaaaaaaacCATTGGCAAGACCCATGTCAAGGAGCTTATCATTTATGCATTTATCCAGGAGTTCCGTGGTTTCCAGTCTTACATTCCAGTCTTTAATCcatattgagttaatttttgtgtatgctaTACTGTAAGATAGTGATTCAGTAACACTTTTTTGCAATGTTAGTGTCCAGTTTTACTTCAACACCGACTGTCCCTTTCCCATTTTGTATTCTTGGATCCTTTGTCATAAATATATTGACCATTATAtgagggtttatttctaggctctgtattttgttccattgatatGTGTCTGTATTTATGctagtaccatactgttttgattactataggtttgtaatacagtttgaaatcagggagcaagatacctccagctttgttcttgtTTCTCAGGAATGCTTTGGCTAGTCAGAGATATTTGgggtttcatatacattttaatattttttttatttctttgaaaaatgccattggaattttaatagggATAGTACTGGATCTGAATATTGTTTTGAGTAGTTTGGAcacttaacaatattaattcttataATTCACGACCatagaatatatttttgattgtgtggtcttcagtttctttcatatatatCTTTAGTTTTCAGGGTAAAGGTCTTTCACATTCTTGGTTATatttattcctagttattttactcatttttatgcaaatataaatgaaattatcttAATtcctctttctgataattcattgctagtatataaaaacgcaatatatatatattgatttgtaATCTGTAACTTTCCTGAATTTATTGATTAGTTCTAAAAGTTTTCTGAGTCAtctttaggttttaaaaaatatatgtaatattactTCAACTGCAAATAGGGTCAGTTTTACTTCCTCGtgcccaatttggatgcctttgtttaaaaaaacctatttttactaattactctggctaggactttccgtaatatattaaataaagtgGTGAGAGTGGCCAGAGGAATTGCATGAGTGGCTGGACAGCGCCTGAGTCAGGAAAGGCTCCCTGCACTCATGAGAGCTGCAGAtgtggtccctgctgcccgagcatGTCGCTGCCGGGACCTGACACGGGAGGAATGTTGTAAACAACACCCTCTGTACACATGAGGGATTATTCCTGCCACTGTTGAGGTAGAAAATTAATTGCACTCTTGCTAGACCTCGGCACTCAGTCTCATCGCCACTTGTATTGGCCTGTGAGCGTTGGTGCCCTTGAGCAGGAACAGAAGACCCCATCCTGGATCTCAGTCTGTCCGTTATTACATGGCATCACACAATGAAGTTTTCTCATCTAAAACTGGGTAATAATTCCTGGAGGTCCATTTTGCAGCTCTAGTTGGATGCTGCACGTGGTGTGCAATAGGTATATGACTTCCTATGTCAGGAATACTGTAcagtaaaagaaaacacaatatggGATTTAAAAGGTACCGATTTTATTAAGGAATGTGTAAGATTCCCTGCATCCAGGGAGAGGTTACAAAGTGattgtgaaaagaagaaataggataAAAACTATGCATATATGATTATGAAGATATTGATCAATTGCAGAAACctattaaaaattatgaagatgAATTACTTAAAAGGAGCAAGAGATCCTGACTTAAGAGTCAAAGCAAGAACAGGACTCCATATCAAGGATGCAGGAAGCTGGCAAATGATCCATAgcatgggagagagagaaccgAGTGTAGGCCTCTACACTGCATCTCAAGCCTCTGAGCAGGCTGGTGCATAACacaaatggtggtggtggtatgcTGGCTGTCTTCGAAGTCTAGGAAGTGAAATTGTCCACATGGCAAATCAGTTCACAGATGGTGTTATTTCCAGTTGGTGGTTCTTGAGGGAAGACAATCAGCAACATGAGGGCTGGCAGCAACTGGACACACAGCAAGGGCGGCGGCAGCTGGACACACAGCAAgggcggcagcagcagctgggccgGCAGCAAGTGGTTCTCCAGCAGGTGGTTTGACAGCAGGTTGGgcggcagcaaggctggcagcagctggacccGCAGCAGGTGGGCTGGCAGCAGGTTGGGCgacagcaaggctggcagcagctggacacacagcaggggcggcagcaaggctggcagcagctggacacacagcaggggcggcagcaaggctggcagcagctggatcCACAGCATGGgcggcagcaaggctggcagcagctggacccGCAGCAGGTGGGCCTGCAGCAGCTGGGCTGGCAGCGAGGGGAGCAGCACATGGTGTCAGGTATGGAGGGTGGGATCCTGTTCAGAGGTGAGTTTTTCGGATTCTGATGACTCCTTTCTTTCTGGAGCTTTTATACCTGCGGCCCAAAAAGTTGGCACCAATGGCCAGGGTTTTCCTTGTTCTTGTTTACATTTTTAGTGTTGTCACTTGAGAAATTTTGAAGAGGAAGTTGTTCCCTAAACGTAATTAATCTCTTCAAAATAAGttcttaatctatttttttaattgagaataACTCATAGGAACCTTTCTATAGATAAATAAGAAATGGTCACATTATCAGCATGTTCCTGCTTCATAAGCGGGTGGGTCCTCTGACCCATAGAgtgcctgctgcctgggcagGTTGCAGTGGTTGGTGACTTGATGCCCAATCTGTTTATTCCAGAGTCACTTAGGTCACTGACTGCACACTGTCTTTCTTTTTTGTCATTAATGTAGTAATTAGATCAGGAAAGATGATGCCTGAAGTATCATTGAGTATGAACATGTTCAAAAGTTTTTATGGCTTAACATTCATCTTAAAAAGTGCTCAAATATATAATTTCCAACTTAGTAAATTGTTAGTAATTTTCAACTTGATAAAAGATCTCAAAGTGAACATCCATGTCACCCTGGTTGAGAGAGAGAATCTCACCCTCATCCCCTTCAAATTATAGTGCTCACTCATCCCCAAAGGTCATGAGTTTAGGCTGTTCTTAAACTttatatgaatgaaataatgtAGAATTGGCTACTTTCTCTTCATATGATGATTGCGAGACTCAGCTTCCTTATCTGAGCGTCCACCCTCCTGGGCCTCCTGCATCTTTTGCTCATCGGGATCCCTTTGATCAGACAGTCAGAGGGCATTGCAGGGCAGCTCCTCCTCTCATCAGACACCTTGTCCCCTGAGAGGCCTGCTGCAGCAACGCATTCCCTTCACTCTGATCTCTGACATGTGTTTCCCTGCCTCGTGCGATGCTTCCTGACAAAGGACAGCATTTCCCCGGTGACTGCATGAATTTTATGATGTGCATTTCCCCCCAAGGCCCTTGTCACTAACCTTGAAAATGGATCTTGATTTGTAAGATGAAGTTCAGAgttgtttctcaaaatattctaGGTGTTATTGGATTCTGGTTTAGTGGAATGAGATCTCCTTATCCTGTACAGTATACGGCCATATCTTACCATTCTTATTACTTGTGACTATGCTGTTTTGTAAGGTGCTTCTAGTTTGCCTTATCCATTTTCTATACTATAGTACTACCAAGATTGTGCAACTGTTTACCTCTGTTTTATCCTCAGCCATAAGTTTTCTAAAGTAGAATGCAACATATTTTCGTTAAAGGAATTAAACTCATATGGAAGTCTCCAATTCTTGTTCTGGCACTCACTAGCTATATGTTTTGGGGGTAAAGATAGAATGCACTTAAAACAACTCATGAATTGTTTTTCAATATACTGTGTGATCTCTTACAAATATATCTTCATTTTTCAGCTACCATCTTACATATATGTCTGCCAATGGATTAATATAGaagtctttcctttctcttccccctcccactTATATTACTGGTTCAGTTTGTCTGTAGTCAGATACCTTTATAAGAGACCCCAATTCTTATATTTTCAAGGGGTgttacagaaaaaatatattcatcacccttattatttatagaaaatagtttttcttctcttccttaaTAATCTAAGATAGTATCTCTTTTGGTAATCTTTGAATCCCTGAGTTAATGCAAACTAACTTCGGTttacaaattataaatattaaaacaaagttATTAATGAGAAATCATGGCACATCCATGGAGAGTTTAGTGCTCATCTCAGTGACTAAAAAAATACATGAGTGGTAATTTTCAGCACAATTCCATTTGACCCCTTCAAACCCTACTTGGTTATAATATATGAACACGGACTACCTGAACTTCAGCGATTGATGGCCCCAATGGCAGCTTTTATGCCAGATGGAGAATTCTTACTGCAACAGATGAAAAACTTTTGGTCTGTAAAGACAGTGGAAAGAGGAAATATTCCCAATGAAAGAACTGTGATTAGTAcaatgattgtgtgtgtgtgtgtgtgtgtgtgtgtgtgtaattttgtaTGGGAGGTGGTCGATGGCCTCAGAAAATGATGTATATTGGCTACTTGCAAATGGTGAAAGGCCTGATTGATTTATCTTATCCCTGGAAGAAGCATGATTGGAAGATAAAGGCATTTGGAGAAGAATCATGTCCATGGAGATGGTGTGTCAGCAGATGGTGCTTCCTCTTTGTGTGCCACATCAGTGCTCCCCAGAGAGCATCTACCACTGAGGAAACTCTGGACAAGTACAAGTTGGTATAACTCACGTTGTCCAGGTCCTCAGGTGCACCGGTACTTGCACAGGGGCATGAACCAAGTAGCCATGGTGGCAGGGATTGAGGCAGGTGTGCACCCACAGCACaggtcccctctccccacagctgccTCTGCTGGATGTGCTGTCATCATAAGTCGGGACAAGAGGTGAGTTGGTATCGATAGCATCATTTATGAAGACTAACCACCCCAAGTGGACCCAAGTGTTCCACTCGGATCACTTCCACACTGAAAAAGGCAGTCCTTCCTTACCTTGATTGCACGTTTGGCAAAAAGAATTGTCTTCCCTGTCTGCAGTGCTATCCACCAGCTTACAGTATTGTCATAGGATCCTGAATAGCATCACTTTGGGCCAAGGGACCCACTCTATGATGAACAAGGTCAACAATAGGCACGTAACCATGGATCTACTTGTCCTACCGTGCATTACGTGACAGAAATTGCTGGCCTGGTAAAAAATTGGACTGGTCTCTTAGATGTGCAGCAAAGACACCCCCATAGAGGTGACAACATACGGGATTGATATATTGTCTTCTGGATGTGGACTGTACCTTAACCCAATGGCCGTTACTATATCATTAACGTAGGACCGCAGATATCCTCGAATGGGAGTACACATGGGTTGGGCAGACGTCAGAGTGAATCTCCTCACGTTAACCACTAGTGACACACTTGGGAATCTGTGCTTCCCGTCCCATCACGGCTGCAGACCCTCCTGGACTGAAGGTTCTACTCCTGTGAGAGCACATTTTTGTCAGGGACATCATCTAAGTCAGAACGATCACCTGGTCAGTTTGGAATGTCATAGGAATAGAGTAGCAGGCAGAGGATGCAGTTCCTATTTGGTGAGGGACACTTGGCAGGAAAGGTGAGAGCAGGGGGAAGTGCATCGGGAATGTGGGGATTTACTGAGTGGTGCATGCCCCGTGACAACATTCACCCGAGGCTTCTTTGGGGTGTAAATGTGCGTGCCTTTGGGTAGAAACAGAAGACTTTCCTGGATCTGAGTCAGTCCAGTCTTAGCTACGTGACCTTAATTAACGGGGGCTCCCCCCTACAAACAGAGATACCTCTTGTGGGGCTGTTACGATGCTCAGTAGGGATAATGCATATAGTATGCAGTATGTATTTAAAACCCTGTGTCAGGAATTCGGcgcaataaataaaacacaatatgGATGAATTTTATGCTATAgaatttattaagaaacaaagggTAAGACTCCTGCAGTTAGGAATACAGTTCAAAGTGATCCTAAAAAAAGAAAGCCTGTTACAAGAAGCATGACTACATTGATAAGGAACATACGATTATGAGGATTATTTATCAGTtgtaaaaccttttaaaaattataagaatttGTTTTTCTAAGTTACACAGAGGGAGTGGGTGAAGACCTTGACTACAGACTCAAAGCAGAGACCATAGCTCCATATCGAGGATGCAGGAAGCTGGCAGATGATCCACCAACTGGGAGGGAGAGGATCAGGGACGTCCTGTGCACCCCATCAGGCTGATGCAGAAGCTTGTATCAAGCAAATGAGTCCCAGAAAATTATGGTCAAGCATGCTGGTTGCTAAGTCTAGGAAGTGAACAAGTCTCCAAAATGGCAAGTCAGTTAGCCGAAGATGTTATGCTCAGATGGTGGTTTTCTGACAAGATGAtcagcagcaggaaggctggcagcagctggacacacagcaagggcggc
The genomic region above belongs to Myotis daubentonii chromosome 16, mMyoDau2.1, whole genome shotgun sequence and contains:
- the LOC132219325 gene encoding keratin-associated protein 4-3, encoding MCCSPRCQPSCCRPTCCGSSCCQPCCRPCCGSSCCQPCCRPCCVSSCCQPCCRPCCVSSCCQPCCRPTCCQPTCCGSSCCQPCCRPTCCQTTCWRTTCCRPSCCCRPCCVSSCRRPCCVSSCCQPSCC